Proteins encoded together in one Chitinophaga sp. LS1 window:
- a CDS encoding YafY family protein, which translates to MNRIDRLSAILIQLQGKKIVKAAEIAERFQISLRTVYRDVRALQEAGVPVGAEAGTGYYLVEGYHLPPVMFNREEAAALLTGEKLMAQLSDHSNKKQFGNAMQKIRAVLRTSEKDFLESLEQNIAVVARRAPEDSEFPNRFLSDIQHALGKHLMLKLDYFALHSETQTHREIEPIGIIYMMGYWYLIAWCRLRHAYRNFRMDRIRNLAVTDVSYDRDRHISLKEYMEKYAEPAAYPHVVKLRFSAGMARKLGNQRFYYGLMEEQTIGECVEMVFLTSHLDWFGKWVLTMGKEVEIIGSEELKEHMRLLAIEISEQYLSDRSAIR; encoded by the coding sequence GATTGACCGGCTTTCCGCCATACTTATTCAACTACAGGGCAAGAAAATAGTGAAGGCTGCTGAGATAGCAGAACGCTTTCAAATCAGCCTCAGGACTGTATATCGCGATGTCAGGGCCTTGCAGGAAGCAGGCGTACCTGTGGGTGCGGAGGCTGGTACAGGTTATTATCTGGTAGAAGGATATCACCTGCCACCGGTGATGTTTAACAGGGAAGAGGCAGCTGCGTTGCTGACAGGAGAGAAGCTGATGGCCCAGTTAAGTGATCATTCCAATAAAAAACAATTTGGCAATGCCATGCAGAAGATCAGGGCTGTGCTGCGGACCAGTGAGAAAGATTTCCTGGAATCGTTGGAACAGAATATTGCGGTCGTTGCCCGCAGGGCTCCGGAAGATAGTGAGTTTCCAAACCGCTTCCTCTCAGATATTCAACATGCACTGGGCAAGCACCTTATGCTCAAACTGGATTACTTTGCCCTGCACAGCGAAACACAGACACATAGAGAGATAGAACCCATTGGTATTATATATATGATGGGGTACTGGTACCTCATTGCCTGGTGCAGACTACGCCATGCTTATCGCAATTTCAGGATGGATCGCATCCGAAACCTGGCTGTTACAGATGTTTCTTATGACAGGGATCGGCACATTTCTTTAAAGGAATACATGGAAAAATATGCGGAGCCTGCTGCTTATCCTCATGTAGTGAAGCTGCGGTTTAGTGCGGGTATGGCGAGAAAGCTGGGGAATCAGCGGTTTTATTATGGGTTGATGGAGGAGCAGACAATAGGAGAGTGTGTAGAGATGGTGTTCCTGACTTCTCATCTGGATTGGTTTGGGAAATGGGTGTTAACGATGGGAAAAGAAGTGGAGATTATAGGTTCGGAGGAATTAAAGGAACATATGCGCTTACTTGCCATCGAAATATCCGAACAATATTTATCGGATCGCTCCGCGATCCGATAA
- a CDS encoding GyrI-like domain-containing protein codes for MSKLDLTKTYKELYTATSKPALLFVPPGHYLSIEGQGDPNGEHFAACTQALYTGAYGIKMHYKKMELDFVVCKLEGLWWVNDVENYKDFNEVMQIPRDQWHWQLLIRMPDFINKNDVKNILKRAYQKKPIQYFNQVYLQTLAEGQSIQILHTGPYATEPVSLQLLHDFMKEKGLTWNGRHHEIYLSDPRKTAPEKLKTILRQPVK; via the coding sequence ATGTCCAAACTCGACCTCACAAAAACCTATAAAGAACTCTACACCGCCACCTCCAAACCGGCCCTCCTCTTCGTCCCCCCCGGTCATTACCTCTCCATCGAAGGCCAGGGCGACCCAAACGGCGAGCATTTCGCCGCATGTACACAAGCCCTGTACACAGGTGCTTACGGCATCAAAATGCATTATAAGAAGATGGAGCTAGACTTCGTAGTCTGTAAACTCGAAGGCCTCTGGTGGGTAAACGATGTGGAAAACTATAAAGATTTCAATGAAGTTATGCAGATACCCCGTGACCAATGGCACTGGCAGCTCCTCATCCGCATGCCTGACTTCATCAACAAGAATGATGTCAAAAACATCCTGAAAAGGGCTTATCAAAAGAAACCCATTCAATACTTCAACCAGGTATACCTCCAAACCCTGGCCGAAGGCCAAAGCATACAGATCCTGCACACAGGTCCCTACGCTACCGAACCGGTATCCTTACAGTTACTACACGACTTTATGAAAGAAAAAGGGCTGACCTGGAATGGCCGCCACCATGAGATATACCTCAGTGACCCACGCAAAACTGCGCCGGAAAAACTGAAAACAATTTTAAGGCAACCGGTAAAATAA
- the rnc gene encoding ribonuclease III, producing the protein MKLLPGFLYRFVSGKRSLYKDLYNLLGFAPGNFSLYEVALSHRSSKEKFLESNERLEYLGDAILGAIVGDYLFKKYPYKTEGYLTEMRSKIVNRQQLNDIAIKMGLRKLTIYDKYNSFLKISQIFGNTLEALVGAVYLDKGYNRTKQFVHQRIIMPYIDLEMLESVEMNHKNKLYGWANKHGKVLEFDLLEEQMDNGRRIFTVGAVVDGELICSGKAFNKKDASQIAAQQAIELLGLGEK; encoded by the coding sequence GTGAAATTACTGCCAGGATTTTTATATCGATTTGTATCCGGTAAGAGAAGTCTTTACAAGGATCTGTATAACCTGCTGGGCTTTGCCCCAGGCAATTTCTCATTGTATGAAGTGGCCCTGAGCCACCGCTCGAGCAAGGAGAAGTTTCTGGAGAGCAATGAACGGCTGGAATACCTGGGGGATGCCATTCTTGGTGCCATTGTTGGCGATTACCTCTTCAAGAAGTATCCTTATAAGACAGAAGGCTATCTCACCGAAATGCGGTCCAAGATTGTGAACCGCCAGCAGCTTAATGATATTGCTATCAAGATGGGATTGCGAAAGCTCACCATTTATGATAAGTACAATAGCTTTCTGAAGATTTCCCAGATCTTCGGTAATACGCTTGAGGCCCTGGTCGGCGCTGTATACCTTGACAAAGGGTATAACCGTACCAAACAGTTTGTGCACCAACGCATTATTATGCCTTACATCGATCTGGAAATGCTTGAAAGTGTGGAAATGAACCACAAAAACAAGCTGTACGGATGGGCGAATAAGCATGGCAAAGTACTGGAGTTCGACCTGCTGGAAGAACAAATGGACAATGGCCGCCGCATCTTTACTGTAGGTGCAGTAGTAGATGGGGAGCTCATTTGCAGCGGTAAGGCGTTCAATAAGAAAGATGCCAGCCAGATTGCGGCACAGCAGGCGATAGAGTTGCTGGGGCTGGGGGAAAAGTAA
- the fabF gene encoding beta-ketoacyl-ACP synthase II, producing the protein MQPRRVVVTGLGALTPLGNSVSEYWKGLTDGVSGAGPITQFDASKFKTRFACELKNFDATNYLDKKEARKMDPFTQTAVIAADQAVQDAGIDRNSVDMDRVGVIWGSGIGGMINFCQEMKDFGQGDGTPRFSPFLIARLIIDIAAGHISIRHGFRGPNFSVVSACASATNAIIEAMQYIRYGRADVMITGGSENVINDACVGGFNAMKALSERNDDPSTASRPFDLNRDGFVMGEGAGALVLESYEHAIARGAKIYAELAGGGATADAYHITAPHPEGLGAMNVMRMALLDAGLQPNAIDYINVHGTSTPLGDVAEVKAIQQVFGEDAYRMNISSTKSMTGHLLGAAGAIESIAAIMSVIHGIIPPTINHFTDDPELDSKLNFTFNVAQHREVNAALSNTFGFGGHNASVIFKKFVA; encoded by the coding sequence ATGCAACCAAGACGAGTAGTCGTTACAGGTTTAGGCGCACTTACACCGCTCGGCAATTCCGTATCCGAATACTGGAAGGGATTGACGGACGGTGTATCCGGTGCCGGGCCTATTACACAATTTGATGCTTCCAAGTTCAAAACCCGTTTTGCTTGCGAACTGAAGAACTTTGATGCGACCAATTACCTGGACAAGAAGGAAGCCCGTAAAATGGATCCCTTCACACAGACGGCTGTTATAGCCGCTGACCAGGCTGTGCAAGATGCCGGGATTGACCGTAATTCTGTCGATATGGACAGGGTTGGGGTTATCTGGGGATCTGGTATTGGCGGTATGATCAATTTTTGTCAGGAAATGAAAGATTTCGGTCAGGGCGACGGAACTCCCCGTTTTAGTCCTTTCCTGATAGCCCGGTTAATTATCGACATTGCTGCAGGGCACATTTCCATTCGCCACGGTTTTAGAGGACCTAATTTCTCTGTGGTGTCTGCCTGTGCTTCAGCTACCAATGCCATTATAGAGGCGATGCAGTACATCAGGTACGGCAGAGCGGATGTAATGATCACCGGAGGATCTGAAAACGTTATAAACGATGCCTGTGTAGGTGGTTTTAACGCTATGAAGGCCCTATCTGAACGGAATGATGACCCATCCACTGCCTCCAGACCCTTTGACCTGAACCGTGATGGGTTCGTAATGGGCGAAGGTGCAGGAGCACTGGTGCTAGAATCCTATGAACATGCGATTGCTAGAGGTGCCAAAATTTATGCTGAACTGGCAGGAGGTGGCGCAACAGCAGATGCCTATCATATCACAGCACCCCATCCAGAAGGATTAGGCGCTATGAACGTCATGCGAATGGCGCTGTTAGACGCTGGACTGCAACCCAATGCAATTGACTACATTAACGTACACGGTACTTCTACTCCTTTGGGAGATGTTGCCGAAGTAAAAGCGATCCAACAGGTATTTGGTGAAGATGCATATCGAATGAATATCAGCTCCACCAAGTCTATGACCGGTCACTTATTAGGCGCTGCCGGTGCAATTGAGTCGATTGCGGCTATCATGTCTGTCATACATGGTATTATTCCTCCTACCATTAATCATTTTACGGATGATCCTGAACTGGACTCCAAATTAAATTTTACCTTTAACGTCGCACAACATAGAGAAGTAAACGCTGCATTAAGCAATACCTTCGGTTTTGGAGGGCATAATGCATCCGTGATTTTCAAAAAATTTGTTGCTTGA
- a CDS encoding acyl carrier protein: MSDIASRVKKIIIDKLGVDEAEVTPEASFTNDLGADSLDTVELIMEFEKEFNISIPDEQAETITTVGQAVAYLEEHVK, translated from the coding sequence ATGTCAGACATTGCATCAAGAGTTAAAAAGATCATTATTGACAAATTGGGCGTTGACGAAGCTGAGGTAACTCCTGAAGCCTCCTTCACCAACGACCTGGGCGCTGACTCTTTGGATACGGTAGAACTGATCATGGAATTCGAAAAAGAATTCAACATCTCCATTCCTGACGAACAAGCTGAAACTATTACTACTGTTGGCCAGGCAGTTGCTTACCTGGAAGAACATGTAAAATAA